One part of the Dyadobacter sp. 676 genome encodes these proteins:
- a CDS encoding HD domain-containing protein, with protein sequence MNYNHRLDKVKYHVHHFFGTKALAQLSYHNLVHTEAVVANAVKIANHYRLEDRETFIVVTAAWFHDTGYSTGEAFGHEKRGAEMAAGFLRSEGLEEDVIAEVEGCILATVWPQNPANFLQQVVCDADLYHLGTPEFSDWNKLVRKEAEQRLGRKIDKTEWRKSTIKLLENHRYQTDYCRDLLDKQKKKNLEKLKQKLLEESLEAGEENTALPEAGRTTLSTGGRFHGGRFHGGHGII encoded by the coding sequence ATGAACTATAACCACCGGCTCGATAAGGTTAAGTATCATGTCCATCATTTTTTCGGCACGAAGGCGCTTGCGCAGCTCAGTTACCATAATCTCGTTCATACCGAGGCGGTGGTGGCCAATGCCGTGAAAATCGCCAACCACTACCGGTTGGAGGACAGGGAAACGTTTATCGTCGTAACGGCCGCATGGTTTCATGATACCGGTTACAGCACTGGCGAAGCATTCGGGCATGAAAAGCGGGGTGCCGAAATGGCCGCCGGGTTTCTGCGTTCGGAGGGACTGGAAGAGGATGTTATCGCCGAAGTCGAGGGCTGTATTCTGGCGACGGTCTGGCCGCAGAACCCGGCGAACTTCCTGCAACAGGTGGTTTGCGATGCCGACCTCTATCATTTGGGTACTCCCGAGTTCAGCGATTGGAACAAGCTCGTAAGAAAAGAGGCCGAACAACGCCTGGGCAGGAAAATCGACAAAACGGAATGGCGCAAAAGCACCATTAAGTTGCTCGAAAATCACCGGTACCAGACCGACTACTGCCGGGATCTTCTGGATAAACAAAAGAAAAAAAACCTCGAAAAATTAAAGCAGAAGCTGCTGGAAGAAAGCCTGGAAGCGGGGGAGGAAAATACGGCACTGCCGGAAGCGGGGCGAACAACACTTTCCACGGGGGGGCGTTTCCACGGGGGCCGTTTCCACGGGGGCCATGGAATCATCTGA
- a CDS encoding DUF4142 domain-containing protein yields MRRYLIYFLTTIVLAGTGCDDDKQTGPGPITEIDKQFILAAADDALFQVNAGQVAASGTTVKAIRDYAEEMTDDHTKAGQALQKLGADKQVEIPTTLSDDRQQQLDSLSMTSGAALDTLYLSQMVAAQERAEHMMEIQATEGNDIELKQWAAGRLPVVRQFSERARAMRDSLK; encoded by the coding sequence ATGCGCAGATACCTGATCTATTTCCTGACAACAATCGTGCTCGCCGGCACAGGATGCGACGACGATAAGCAAACCGGCCCCGGACCGATCACCGAGATCGACAAGCAGTTTATTCTCGCGGCGGCCGATGACGCGCTTTTTCAGGTCAACGCAGGCCAGGTTGCGGCTTCGGGCACTACTGTGAAAGCCATCCGCGACTACGCCGAGGAAATGACCGACGATCACACAAAAGCCGGACAGGCTCTGCAAAAACTGGGTGCCGATAAGCAGGTTGAAATCCCTACCACGCTTTCGGACGACCGCCAGCAGCAGCTCGATAGCCTGTCGATGACCAGCGGCGCCGCTCTGGACACGCTATACCTCAGCCAGATGGTAGCAGCGCAGGAGCGGGCGGAGCATATGATGGAGATCCAGGCCACCGAAGGAAACGACATCGAACTGAAACAATGGGCTGCCGGCCGCCTGCCTGTGGTGCGGCAATTTTCGGAGCGTGCCAGGGCAATGCGGGATTCGCTAAAATGA
- a CDS encoding response regulator, producing the protein MTNHRLKILLVDDDKVMLFLHDTFLKRSGILCDTVLCYNGREALEYLDMNQGMETTFFVLLDINMPVMNGWEFLRAIDDKPYLPKVLIVMVSSATEESEKARAFTFGQVIDYQQKPLTVETCRRILGSERLRGFFGDIIHE; encoded by the coding sequence ATGACGAATCACAGGCTTAAAATCCTTCTGGTGGACGACGACAAGGTCATGTTGTTCCTGCATGACACCTTCCTCAAAAGAAGTGGTATTTTGTGCGATACCGTCCTTTGCTACAATGGCCGGGAAGCTTTGGAATATCTGGATATGAATCAGGGCATGGAGACGACGTTCTTTGTGTTGCTGGATATCAACATGCCGGTCATGAATGGCTGGGAATTCCTGAGGGCTATCGACGATAAGCCTTATCTGCCGAAAGTATTGATCGTCATGGTGAGCTCGGCCACAGAAGAGAGCGAAAAAGCCCGCGCATTCACATTCGGACAGGTGATCGATTACCAGCAGAAGCCTCTTACGGTCGAAACCTGCCGGCGGATTCTCGGTTCGGAGAGGCTGCGCGGTTTTTTCGGCGACATCATTCACGAGTAG
- a CDS encoding Pycsar system effector family protein encodes MESSDFQVPKQKEEKAFIPEIAEGKKKKDDRPDKGVETMFRISSNNHQRLSDMADNKAHIMITTTSIIISVLLSVLVRKLEDNAYLILPTMMLLTVCMITMVFSILATRPTIPQGTFTQEDIDAKSVNLLFFGNFYRMSFEEYSRGMRTMMNDREFLYGSLTKDVYSQGVVLGRKYRLLRVGYNVFMFGIVISVVAFVIASIFFEH; translated from the coding sequence ATGGAATCATCTGATTTTCAGGTGCCAAAACAAAAGGAAGAAAAAGCGTTTATCCCCGAAATAGCCGAAGGCAAGAAGAAAAAGGACGACCGTCCCGACAAGGGTGTCGAAACCATGTTCCGGATCAGCTCCAATAATCACCAGCGGCTCAGCGACATGGCCGACAATAAGGCGCATATCATGATCACCACCACGTCGATCATCATTTCGGTGCTCCTGAGCGTGCTCGTGCGTAAGCTGGAAGACAATGCTTACCTGATATTACCGACGATGATGCTGCTCACGGTCTGCATGATCACGATGGTGTTTTCGATCCTTGCCACCCGCCCGACGATCCCGCAAGGAACGTTTACACAGGAAGATATCGATGCCAAAAGTGTGAACCTTCTGTTTTTCGGGAACTTCTACCGTATGTCGTTCGAGGAATATTCCCGAGGCATGCGGACCATGATGAACGATCGGGAGTTTCTTTACGGGAGCCTTACGAAAGACGTTTATTCCCAGGGAGTCGTGTTGGGGAGAAAGTACCGGCTGCTGCGCGTGGGTTATAACGTATTCATGTTCGGGATTGTCATATCCGTGGTCGCGTTTGTGATAGCCTCCATTTTCTTCGAACACTGA
- a CDS encoding sigma-70 family RNA polymerase sigma factor produces MTSGENSLQSRDIRLWKELVRGCDQALGQLMQVHFKALLNYGFKFVKDDAFVKDCIQEVFIDLWRTRERVAEPGSIKAYLLVSLRRKIMRNRRTMRFGDPSLLVPEEATFSIEFSPEWWMIEQETLARKTRMISDMLDALPARQREVVYLKYYQELSREEISAMLDIAPQTVSNLLQMAYGQLRKRFSPSAIGTLLLLLFY; encoded by the coding sequence ATGACTAGCGGTGAAAACTCTCTGCAATCCAGGGATATCCGGCTCTGGAAAGAGCTGGTTCGGGGTTGTGATCAGGCATTGGGGCAGCTTATGCAGGTGCATTTCAAGGCATTGCTCAACTACGGGTTTAAATTTGTGAAGGACGACGCCTTTGTGAAGGACTGTATTCAGGAAGTCTTCATTGATTTGTGGCGCACCCGCGAACGCGTGGCCGAGCCCGGATCCATTAAAGCTTATCTGCTTGTATCGCTTCGCCGTAAGATCATGCGCAACCGCCGCACAATGCGCTTCGGCGACCCGTCGCTGTTGGTGCCCGAGGAGGCTACCTTCTCCATCGAATTCTCCCCGGAATGGTGGATGATCGAACAGGAAACGCTTGCCCGGAAAACACGGATGATCTCCGACATGCTCGACGCCCTGCCTGCACGGCAAAGGGAGGTCGTTTACCTTAAATATTATCAGGAGCTGAGCAGGGAAGAAATTTCCGCGATGCTCGACATTGCCCCTCAAACCGTTTCCAATCTGCTTCAAATGGCCTACGGCCAGCTCCGCAAACGTTTTAGCCCATCGGCGATCGGTACGTTGCTTTTGTTATTATTTTATTGA
- a CDS encoding GAF domain-containing protein — translation MEPITIDVTQNTPYGLQKLDSSISFRSFISFLESKIDQEETVKKTFFSLVLDKLKARPGFSQDIPLAEVTNYKEELSLIYGMLMPPIANEKEVFWALSAPVSPVVFYGTSGFYDLLFEKNGNMRCDLVEDRGVNYKQKMQMLYSFILERLYHFPPLHHPDMILTLKDDDSGLQKYYRVHIDNRFCEVYAKGSLPELDLDTLRSDLQENFDINVFSSILPHSLFHFEGFSVITLNDVTAEHAVENIKNTILDRASYDPKTYFNYVAGALKMLVENPRVDFGLMAVLRVNNKLVFDRSSVLFSKLMSAATENDMAEQTYLEMATRYFEAPKTLLLRNLGLEDPEKQDFIRILQKDGVEAYALLPVYHDNKVVGVLEVYSKEQKSIDERLLAKLDIALPWIAQMMTNYIDEFNLQIENVIRDKFTSLQPAVQWRFRETAWHYIRDKALNPQTAEIESIQFRNVYPLYGAIDIRNSTIERNNALREDLRLQFNVLIETFTVLKQKLGFGLADEMIFKCRKWIAEITDESTDNDEMKIRDFLENEAHPFLLHFKEESLRQYGSGAMDPGELVLRNRIDQYFEMIDEEKGAAFANRRELEASMQAINSSVNLYLDLFRNEIQESYPCYFEKFRTDGIEYDIYIGQSIEPQKRFSELYLKNIRLWQLTTMAAIARITHSLIPQLEKPLETTQLIFINSGSIDISFRDDERRFDVEGAYNIRYQVIKKRIDKVHVKGTGERLTQPGKIALVYFNSKSAEEYVGYIRYLQEKNTLLDDLEFFDLEDLQGVTGLKALRVGVNLHSEWN, via the coding sequence ATGGAACCGATCACGATTGATGTAACTCAAAACACACCATACGGTCTCCAGAAACTTGACTCATCCATTTCTTTCCGGAGCTTTATCAGCTTTCTGGAAAGCAAAATCGATCAGGAAGAAACGGTCAAAAAGACATTTTTCTCGCTGGTTCTTGACAAACTGAAAGCCAGGCCGGGTTTCAGCCAGGATATTCCGCTCGCGGAAGTCACCAACTATAAGGAAGAACTGAGTTTGATCTATGGCATGCTTATGCCGCCTATCGCCAATGAAAAGGAAGTTTTCTGGGCGTTGAGTGCTCCCGTCAGCCCCGTGGTGTTCTACGGGACGTCGGGCTTTTATGATTTGCTGTTCGAAAAGAATGGCAATATGCGATGCGACCTGGTGGAAGACCGGGGCGTCAACTATAAGCAGAAAATGCAGATGCTTTATTCCTTTATCCTGGAAAGGCTCTACCATTTCCCGCCGCTGCATCACCCCGATATGATCCTTACCCTCAAGGACGACGACTCGGGCCTGCAAAAGTATTACCGGGTGCATATCGACAACCGTTTTTGCGAAGTGTATGCCAAAGGCAGCCTTCCCGAGCTAGACCTCGATACATTACGCTCCGATTTGCAGGAGAATTTCGATATCAATGTGTTTTCCAGCATTTTGCCGCACAGCCTCTTTCATTTCGAAGGCTTCTCGGTGATCACGCTGAACGACGTTACGGCCGAGCACGCCGTTGAAAACATCAAGAACACCATTCTCGACAGGGCTTCTTACGATCCTAAAACCTATTTCAATTATGTAGCAGGCGCGTTGAAAATGCTGGTCGAAAACCCGCGGGTTGATTTTGGGTTAATGGCCGTTCTCCGGGTCAACAACAAGCTCGTTTTTGACCGCAGCTCGGTCCTTTTCAGCAAGCTGATGTCCGCCGCGACCGAAAACGACATGGCCGAGCAAACCTACCTGGAAATGGCGACCCGGTATTTCGAGGCGCCCAAAACGCTGCTGTTGCGTAACCTGGGCCTGGAAGATCCCGAAAAGCAGGATTTTATCCGCATTTTGCAGAAGGATGGGGTGGAGGCTTATGCGTTGCTGCCGGTTTACCACGATAACAAGGTCGTCGGCGTTTTGGAGGTGTATTCCAAAGAGCAGAAGTCGATAGACGAGCGCCTGCTTGCGAAGCTGGACATCGCCTTGCCGTGGATCGCGCAGATGATGACCAATTACATCGACGAATTCAATCTCCAGATCGAAAACGTGATCCGCGATAAGTTTACGTCGTTACAGCCCGCCGTACAATGGCGTTTCCGCGAGACGGCCTGGCATTACATCCGCGACAAGGCCCTTAATCCGCAGACAGCGGAGATTGAAAGTATCCAGTTCCGGAATGTATACCCGCTTTACGGGGCGATCGACATCCGCAATTCCACCATCGAAAGAAACAATGCACTCAGGGAAGACCTTCGCCTCCAGTTCAACGTATTGATAGAAACTTTTACTGTCCTTAAACAAAAACTCGGATTCGGGCTGGCCGACGAGATGATCTTCAAATGCCGGAAATGGATCGCGGAGATAACCGACGAAAGCACGGATAACGACGAAATGAAAATCCGGGATTTTCTCGAAAACGAGGCACATCCGTTCTTGCTGCATTTTAAAGAAGAAAGCCTGAGGCAGTACGGTTCGGGCGCGATGGACCCGGGCGAACTGGTATTGCGTAACCGCATCGATCAGTATTTCGAGATGATCGACGAGGAAAAAGGCGCTGCATTCGCCAACCGCCGCGAGTTGGAAGCGTCGATGCAGGCGATCAATTCGTCGGTTAACCTTTACCTGGACCTTTTCAGGAACGAAATCCAGGAATCGTACCCTTGCTATTTCGAGAAATTCAGGACGGACGGTATCGAGTACGACATTTACATCGGTCAGTCCATTGAACCGCAAAAGCGGTTCAGCGAACTTTACCTCAAAAACATTCGTCTGTGGCAACTGACGACCATGGCCGCCATTGCCCGGATCACGCATTCGTTGATCCCGCAACTCGAAAAACCGCTTGAAACCACGCAGCTGATTTTCATCAACTCGGGCAGCATCGACATCAGTTTCCGCGACGACGAGCGGCGGTTCGATGTGGAAGGGGCTTATAACATCCGGTATCAGGTAATCAAGAAGCGAATCGATAAAGTGCATGTGAAAGGGACGGGCGAGCGGCTTACACAGCCGGGCAAGATCGCGCTGGTATATTTCAACAGCAAATCCGCCGAAGAATATGTAGGTTATATACGGTATTTACAGGAAAAAAACACTTTACTGGACGACCTGGAATTCTTCGACCTCGAAGACCTGCAAGGCGTTACGGGGCTCAAAGCGCTCCGCGTGGGCGTCAATTTACATTCGGAGTGGAATTAA
- a CDS encoding SdiA-regulated domain-containing protein: MKNLYKTILPLATFLALPLLLSSCNSTQKEEENFRGYDLSKPEKFNLPESLFEVSGITFDKGHNDTIYAIQDEDGKLFRLAWDIPRQLHTKFAKKGDYEDLAIVHDRAYILKSNGTIFTFPMSEVFYDEPDGVTEVKSLLPKGEYEGMYGDEATGELYVICKNCAEDDSKNSVSGYILKAGPDGAITQSGSFAINVEQIKAITGKVARGFRPSGIARNLLTREWYIISAVNKMVVVADQQWNVKDAHHLNSNMFIQPEGIAFDNTGDLYISNEGDDLFSGNVLKFRKSGR; the protein is encoded by the coding sequence ATGAAAAACCTATACAAAACGATATTGCCGCTCGCGACTTTTCTGGCTTTACCATTGCTTTTGAGCAGCTGTAATTCCACGCAAAAGGAAGAGGAGAATTTCAGAGGGTACGACCTGAGCAAACCCGAAAAATTCAACCTTCCCGAGAGCCTTTTCGAAGTTTCGGGCATTACGTTCGACAAGGGGCACAACGACACGATCTACGCCATTCAGGATGAAGACGGCAAGTTATTCAGGCTCGCCTGGGATATTCCCAGGCAGCTGCATACCAAATTCGCCAAAAAGGGCGATTATGAGGACCTGGCCATCGTGCACGACCGCGCCTACATTCTGAAAAGCAACGGCACCATTTTCACATTTCCGATGTCGGAGGTGTTCTACGACGAGCCGGATGGCGTTACGGAAGTGAAAAGCCTGCTGCCGAAGGGCGAGTATGAAGGGATGTACGGCGACGAGGCCACCGGCGAGCTGTATGTGATCTGCAAGAATTGTGCGGAGGACGATTCGAAGAACAGCGTCTCGGGTTATATTCTTAAAGCCGGACCCGATGGGGCAATTACGCAATCGGGGAGCTTCGCGATAAATGTAGAGCAGATCAAGGCCATAACGGGAAAGGTAGCCCGCGGCTTTCGCCCTTCGGGCATTGCGAGGAACCTGCTTACAAGAGAATGGTACATTATCTCGGCTGTGAATAAAATGGTGGTTGTGGCCGACCAGCAATGGAATGTCAAGGATGCCCATCACCTGAACAGCAATATGTTTATCCAGCCCGAAGGCATTGCGTTCGACAATACGGGCGATTTGTATATTTCCAATGAGGGCGACGACCTGTTCAGCGGGAATGTGCTCAAATTCAGAAAATCAGGCCGATAG
- a CDS encoding PAS domain-containing protein — MNTEKQEGFDNGKPPAPEVMYRAIFDNTTDAIVLCDHDGCCTDLNDAALRMLGYEGDELKGVCIDRFLQLPEEVPFALVWKNFLNGEILNGLMKIRRRDGSLLTGSFNAKPNILPGLHMCVITDMTERLEKKRELVESERRFKALVQEGADLIAILDQQGNYKFVSESSYPILGIHPQTFIGKNAFGWVHPDDRDTILALFLKISEHRQIKTEPYRFMDGSGNYRWIMTAATNMTDDPAVRGIVANSRDITDTVEKARALTVSNERYRRQNQRLKEIAWTQSHMVRAPLTRLMGLVDLLQTGNYGGMSFTEVLGLIRSSARELDEVVREIVRKADKVQNDDESQA; from the coding sequence ATGAATACAGAGAAGCAGGAAGGATTTGATAACGGGAAGCCGCCCGCGCCGGAGGTAATGTACCGCGCGATTTTTGACAACACGACCGACGCGATCGTACTATGCGATCATGACGGTTGTTGCACCGACCTGAACGACGCGGCGCTACGCATGCTCGGGTACGAAGGCGACGAACTGAAAGGCGTTTGCATCGACCGGTTCCTTCAACTACCCGAGGAGGTGCCGTTTGCCCTGGTATGGAAGAACTTCCTCAATGGTGAAATTCTCAACGGTTTGATGAAAATACGGAGAAGGGACGGTTCGCTTCTGACCGGCAGCTTCAATGCCAAACCCAACATTCTTCCGGGCCTGCACATGTGCGTGATCACCGACATGACCGAGCGGCTGGAAAAGAAACGCGAACTCGTGGAGAGCGAGCGGCGGTTTAAAGCGCTGGTCCAGGAGGGTGCAGACCTCATTGCCATTCTCGACCAGCAAGGGAACTACAAGTTTGTCAGCGAAAGCAGTTATCCGATCCTGGGTATTCATCCTCAAACTTTTATCGGTAAGAATGCGTTCGGGTGGGTCCACCCCGACGACCGCGACACCATTCTGGCATTATTTTTAAAAATCAGCGAGCACCGGCAGATTAAAACGGAACCCTATCGCTTTATGGACGGGTCGGGAAATTACCGGTGGATCATGACCGCGGCTACCAACATGACCGACGATCCGGCTGTACGAGGCATTGTAGCGAATTCGAGGGACATCACCGATACGGTGGAAAAGGCCAGGGCCCTGACCGTGAGCAACGAGCGCTACCGGCGCCAGAACCAACGGCTGAAAGAGATCGCGTGGACGCAGTCGCATATGGTGCGGGCGCCGCTTACGCGCCTGATGGGCCTCGTAGATCTGCTTCAAACCGGCAATTATGGCGGAATGTCCTTCACAGAGGTTCTGGGCTTGATAAGGTCGTCGGCCAGGGAACTGGATGAAGTGGTCCGGGAAATTGTACGCAAGGCAGATAAAGTTCAGAACGATGACGAATCACAGGCTTAA
- a CDS encoding metallophosphoesterase translates to MNGCSGPEVVELNDNVVVIVADSQWWLTDWDRDQKINDGCEIKNREQFRFVWENVVRKYRNKNVVIAMHHPPYTYGPHGGRFTIKQHIFPLTELNPKLYIPLPVLGSLSALFRATIGSRQDVANKHYKELRTAVLAGAKKNGKFIFASGHEHALQFIENDGQEFIVSGSGSKNSPVGLGKGSLFSSSRLGFSTLSFYAGGETWVKFWEVTPDGKDARVVFQRKVKDKQQVELPDPTVAFTEYNQHADSSTRFVTTSVVKPIGKFHKAMLGQHYRPLYLEQYRFPVLDLATYKGGVVPVKQGGGNQTNSLRLRDSEGKEYAMRGLTKDVSRFLPFPFNQMVAAKFLVEDNFLSTNPFAPLNMPALAGAVNVYHTNPKLYYVPAQPGLGTYNNLFGGAVSLVEERADGKKWKKADFFGNPDKIVSTPELVEALLENSKNKVDEEWAIRTRLLDFVIGDWDRHDDQWAWASTRQQDGTILYRPIPRDRDQAFSRYDGFLTNIARLTLPFLRQLQTYGPEIQSKKWTTWSARLFDRTFLNELSWEQWEEQVKFIQKNLTDDVIEASFRDWPAKAREMASPGMIEGLKARRANLMEIARAHYEFVSQEVNVIGTEEEERFVVERVDDGHTRVTVYETGKDGRIKHQNYQRLFENAVTHAINIYGNGDDDEFIVKGDVHKGVKLRLIGGLGKDVFTDSARVSDGGKKTFVYDDLKNNTINAGPDTRDKRTSLYRFNVYDRRSADSNYDIALPLPILGANPDDGFFLGGAVNLTKYGFKKEPYASVQTIGGSFATRTQGFRVNYTGDFINAFKKFDFYLDSYYRGPRYAFNYAGLGNETERPVDDANFYRVRQSALYVYPAIKKRFAGHNGFVTLGPTFELNDIQATAGRYITSSENGLPDDIFKTKYYSGARFTFNFSSVDNVFSPHSGIRFNAALNWTTDLKSNEDFTGLRAQFAYYAALDQKENLVLATQIGTGVNFGNGYQFFQMPNIGGKLGLRGYRTERFYGQSTFWHDTDLRLRLGSSYNPVLPLTFGIFGGFDYGRVWLKNEPSDKWHYDYGGGIWLSPVDALTIAAGAFIPKEKNEEKPRIAVQLGFWF, encoded by the coding sequence TTGAACGGCTGCTCGGGCCCTGAAGTAGTGGAGCTCAACGACAACGTCGTGGTTATCGTTGCCGATTCGCAGTGGTGGCTTACCGATTGGGACCGCGACCAGAAGATCAATGACGGCTGTGAGATTAAGAACCGTGAGCAGTTCCGCTTCGTGTGGGAGAATGTGGTCCGGAAATACCGGAACAAAAACGTGGTAATCGCCATGCATCATCCTCCCTACACCTACGGGCCGCACGGGGGGAGGTTTACCATCAAGCAACACATATTCCCGCTCACCGAACTGAACCCGAAGTTGTACATCCCGCTGCCGGTACTGGGCAGCCTGAGCGCTTTGTTCCGCGCTACCATCGGTTCCCGGCAGGACGTGGCCAACAAGCATTACAAGGAGTTGCGCACAGCCGTGCTCGCTGGCGCTAAGAAGAACGGGAAATTCATTTTTGCGAGCGGTCACGAGCATGCGTTGCAATTTATCGAGAACGACGGCCAGGAGTTTATCGTGAGCGGTAGCGGTTCGAAGAATAGTCCGGTTGGTCTCGGAAAAGGCTCGTTGTTTTCTTCTTCCCGGCTTGGGTTTTCTACATTGAGCTTCTATGCAGGCGGCGAAACCTGGGTTAAGTTCTGGGAAGTCACACCGGATGGCAAAGATGCCCGGGTGGTATTCCAGCGAAAGGTGAAGGACAAGCAGCAGGTCGAATTACCGGACCCCACCGTTGCCTTCACCGAATACAACCAGCATGCCGATTCGTCGACCAGGTTCGTAACCACCAGCGTGGTCAAGCCGATCGGTAAGTTTCACAAGGCAATGCTGGGTCAGCATTACCGGCCATTATACCTGGAACAATACCGGTTTCCGGTGCTCGATCTGGCTACCTATAAAGGTGGTGTAGTGCCTGTAAAACAAGGCGGGGGCAATCAGACCAACTCCCTGCGCCTGCGCGATAGCGAAGGAAAGGAGTATGCCATGCGCGGGCTAACCAAGGATGTGAGCCGGTTCCTTCCGTTTCCGTTCAACCAGATGGTAGCCGCCAAATTTCTGGTAGAGGATAATTTTCTGTCGACTAACCCTTTCGCACCATTGAATATGCCGGCGCTGGCGGGCGCTGTTAATGTGTACCATACCAATCCCAAACTGTATTATGTACCGGCGCAGCCGGGTTTGGGAACTTATAACAACCTGTTCGGAGGGGCTGTGAGCCTGGTAGAAGAGCGTGCCGACGGCAAGAAATGGAAAAAGGCGGATTTCTTCGGCAATCCGGATAAGATTGTCAGCACACCCGAACTGGTGGAAGCACTTCTTGAAAACAGCAAGAACAAAGTCGACGAAGAATGGGCGATCCGTACGCGCCTGCTCGATTTCGTGATCGGCGACTGGGACCGTCACGACGACCAGTGGGCCTGGGCTTCGACCAGGCAACAGGATGGTACTATCCTTTATCGCCCCATTCCCCGGGACCGGGATCAGGCATTTTCGCGATATGATGGCTTTTTAACCAATATCGCACGCCTCACGCTGCCTTTCCTGCGGCAGTTGCAAACCTATGGTCCGGAAATCCAGAGCAAAAAATGGACGACATGGAGCGCTCGGCTGTTCGACCGCACTTTCCTGAACGAGCTGAGTTGGGAACAATGGGAGGAACAGGTGAAATTTATCCAGAAAAACCTCACCGACGACGTCATAGAAGCATCTTTCAGAGACTGGCCGGCCAAAGCGCGCGAAATGGCTTCGCCAGGCATGATAGAAGGTTTGAAAGCGCGCCGCGCAAACCTGATGGAGATTGCCCGCGCACATTATGAATTTGTAAGTCAGGAAGTGAATGTGATCGGTACCGAAGAGGAAGAGCGCTTTGTAGTGGAGCGGGTCGATGACGGGCATACGCGCGTGACCGTGTACGAGACCGGCAAGGACGGGCGGATCAAACATCAGAACTACCAGCGGCTGTTTGAAAACGCAGTGACCCACGCTATCAATATCTACGGAAATGGCGATGACGATGAGTTCATTGTCAAAGGCGACGTGCACAAGGGAGTGAAGCTGCGATTGATCGGCGGATTGGGCAAGGATGTTTTCACGGACAGCGCACGCGTGAGCGATGGGGGAAAAAAGACGTTCGTTTATGACGACCTGAAAAACAATACTATTAACGCCGGTCCGGATACCCGGGACAAACGCACCAGCTTGTACCGTTTCAATGTGTACGACCGCCGCAGTGCCGACAGTAACTACGATATCGCCTTGCCGCTCCCGATACTCGGCGCAAACCCCGACGACGGGTTCTTTCTCGGTGGGGCCGTGAACCTCACCAAATATGGTTTCAAAAAAGAGCCTTACGCGTCCGTACAGACAATCGGGGGAAGCTTTGCGACAAGGACACAGGGTTTCCGGGTGAATTATACGGGCGATTTTATCAATGCATTCAAAAAGTTCGATTTCTACCTTGACAGCTATTACCGCGGTCCCAGGTACGCTTTTAACTACGCCGGTCTGGGCAATGAAACGGAGCGGCCTGTGGACGACGCTAACTTTTACCGCGTGCGGCAGAGCGCATTGTATGTATATCCCGCCATTAAAAAGCGGTTTGCGGGGCATAACGGGTTTGTGACGTTGGGACCCACATTTGAGCTGAATGACATTCAGGCGACGGCGGGCCGGTACATTACCAGCAGCGAAAACGGTTTACCGGACGATATTTTTAAAACGAAATATTACAGCGGAGCCCGGTTTACTTTCAATTTCAGTAGCGTCGATAATGTCTTTTCTCCACATTCGGGAATCCGTTTCAACGCGGCGTTGAACTGGACAACCGATCTTAAGAGTAATGAAGATTTTACCGGGCTTCGCGCACAATTTGCCTATTACGCCGCGCTTGACCAGAAAGAAAACCTTGTTTTGGCCACGCAGATAGGTACCGGCGTCAATTTCGGCAATGGTTACCAGTTTTTCCAGATGCCCAACATCGGCGGGAAGCTCGGGTTACGTGGCTACCGGACCGAGCGTTTCTATGGACAAAGCACGTTCTGGCACGACACCGATCTGCGCCTGCGCCTCGGCAGTAGTTACAATCCCGTACTGCCGCTCACATTCGGCATATTCGGCGGATTCGACTACGGCCGTGTGTGGCTGAAAAACGAGCCGTCCGACAAATGGCATTATGATTACGGTGGTGGAATATGGCTTTCCCCCGTCGACGCCCTCACTATCGCCGCCGGCGCATTTATTCCGAAAGAAAAAAATGAAGAAAAGCCGAGAATAGCGGTGCAGCTTGGGTTTTGGTTTTAA